GTTGGCTCCCCGGCCCATAGATGAAGATGTCATTGGTCCAGCGAGTGTTCCTCTCCTGGGTCTTCAGCCTCCTCTTCCTCATCATGCTGGTCCTCAAACTGGACTCCAAGATCCACTGGAACTGGTTCCTCATCTTCCTCCCCGTCTGGACCTTGGACGCCGTCCTCCTGCTCATGGTGCTGGTCCAGCTGGTGGGCCGCTGCAAGCCGGACTTGGAGCCCAGGGAGGGCGAGCAGAGCCTGGCCAAGAAGATGTGGTACCTGGCGGCCCTCCTGCTCAAGCTGGCCTTCTGCGTCAGCCTGTGCTCCCGCCTGGAGAGGCTGACGGACGCATGGCTCAGCGTGGTGTGCGTGCCCCTCTGGGTGCTGTTGGCCGGGGCCCTGCTGGAGCTGGGACACAACGTCTTCCACCATCGGAGGGACTGAACCCTTCACTAATAAGACCGACTGACTCCACACTCCCACAGCCGTCATGGCTTTTATATCATCGACTTTGCTATTGTCCTCATCTTCCCTGTGGGTGTGGGTGACACACTATAAGCACTTTGCATTGGATTGCTCATTTATGTCCGCTCCCACATCAACACCCTGTTTCTCCGCTATTACACGTGTATTAAGGCCACACtgacaacaaaacaatactaCAAGTCCTAAAGATTAATTTGTCATTACCCAAAAAGTTAACATATTACAACAGGGGTGTAATATGTGTGTGGGggctctatccatctatccatctatatacacacatatatatatatatatacatagagagagatatatagatagatggatagatagatagatagatagatatagatgtatagatacagtgtgtgtgtatgtatatatatatatatatatatgtcttaattggataatccagagaatagtgctctctaccgtggtagagcgcaatatgtatgtttggggaaaaatcacaactgttctcaatcgtcaggagattgagggaacccctcatgaaacagttctgtagagatgaagtagtcttgtgattttttccccacacacacatatatatatatatatatatatatatatatatatatatatatatatatatatatatatatatatatatatatatatatatgtatctgtgtgtatatatatatatatatatatacatgtgtgtgtgtatatatatatatatatatatatatatatgtatatgtatgaggggttccctcaatcgtcaggagattgagggaacccctcatgaaacagttctgtagagatgaagtagtcttgtgattttttccccacacatatatatatatatatatatatatatatgtatgtgtatgtatgtatatagatatatctatgtaaatatatttttagatgTATCTATACAGgtctttgaatatatatatatatataaatgtttagaTATATCTAAATATGtccttgtgtgtatatatatgtatatatattacatatatatggatatatacagtatatatgtagatatagatatatatctatacatatagatatgtgtatatatacatgtatctatatacttatatatatatatatatattaatatatatgtgtatgtatctatatacgtgtgtaatatatacgtatatatatatatatatatatatatatatatatatatatacgtgtatgtatctatatacgtgtgtaatatatacgtatatatatatatatatatatatatgtaccgtatttccttgaattgccgctggtgcgctaattaatttaaaatctcttctcactcctgcgcttaccaaaggcatgcggtaaaagtaagcatgcgccaattattttaaaaccttttctcatgcagtaaaaatttgagtgtgatgtaaacttggccCTTCaatcctactgagtagctcttaatcttcccttttgggcgatttcaaattaccggtattaaaatcagcctcctccattttgaaaatgatgacaggggaagtgtcacgagtttgaccaggcggtaatactaagcatgcgctaattattttgggaagcgagtttgacccggcagtaattcaaggcaggcgcatactgtatgccctgcggcaattcaaagaaatatggtatatatatatatatatatatatatgtgtgtgtgtatagttgaggtttctgtggtttttcCGTTATAAAGTAATCAATactggggtagagcggaatatacgttaggaaaaaacacagaataaaattccctgacgagcagggaaacctgcgaaacaggcttgtagggatgatatagccgctTTTTTCCCCCCTGACTTAAcaaatttttgtgtgtgtgtgtgtgtgtgtgtgtgtgtgtgttacgttaggaaaaaacacaggctatttatccctacaagcctgtttcaccttgactatatatatttatatatatatatattttttgtccccacaatttgcccgtctgtatttttttcttcttctatctTTCCCTCCCTGCTCTGGTTCGGCAGCTCCAAACACTGAATatatccaaacatttaataaaaggcaactacaaataaggcaacatgaGAAGTATCTCACACTTCTCCTTTTGTAAAGACAATGtctacagcagatatagatcatctacatcagtaATGTCAAACTCATGGCCCGGGGGCCAGACTTGGCCCGTCGCATCATTTTGTGTGGCCCACAAAGGCCTGGAAATAATTTgcttcaataaagtactttatcttttcttactaaatgtatttgttctttccattttaaCAGAAAACATAAAGGCAGGTACCGCATGACATAGGATACCTTTTAAAGTTTAATATTATCCAATATAGCAAAAAATATAtgatcatactttccaaacattttattttgttaaaatacttCAATTTCTGCTTGAATTATGGTTTtagagcaagttatccatcaaattgtacactgtaaaaatgacagtatgtttgactgtaaaatccatccattttctaccgcttgtccctttttgggtggcggggggtgctggagcctatctcagctgcattcgggcggaaggcggactacaccctggacaagtcgccctctccTCAAAATgtgcaatctttttttttacagcataataccgtatttttcggagtataagttgcacctgccgaaaatgcatgataaagaaggcaaaaaacatatataagtcgcatttttggggcaaatttatttgataaaacccaacaccaagaatagacatttgaaaggtattttaaaataaataaagaatagtgaacaacaggctgaataagtacgATATATGACGCAtattgagaaggtgcctggtatgttaacctaacatattatggt
The sequence above is drawn from the Nerophis ophidion isolate RoL-2023_Sa linkage group LG03, RoL_Noph_v1.0, whole genome shotgun sequence genome and encodes:
- the LOC133549082 gene encoding transmembrane protein 60-like, whose product is MKMSLVQRVFLSWVFSLLFLIMLVLKLDSKIHWNWFLIFLPVWTLDAVLLLMVLVQLVGRCKPDLEPREGEQSLAKKMWYLAALLLKLAFCVSLCSRLERLTDAWLSVVCVPLWVLLAGALLELGHNVFHHRRD